One segment of Pogoniulus pusillus isolate bPogPus1 chromosome 26, bPogPus1.pri, whole genome shotgun sequence DNA contains the following:
- the LOC135187007 gene encoding vitamin K-dependent protein C-like isoform X2, which translates to MPVHTEQSSDSCRRMWKLVTVGVLLAACSSQVCSASIFYSNKDANQVLKIQKRANSFLEELKPGSRERECHEEVCDFEEASEIFETREATLDFWSKYVETKYTNCSVSNGGCDHFCKDDPANQRRSCSCASGYQLMNDHTTCKPVVEFPCGRLKMEDLEAEAGFNIRLIEGKAGRRGNSPWQVMLQNSKGKFLCGGVLIHPSWVLTAAHCTEAREKLKVKLGKFHRLRAEADEQTIWVDKCVSHENYTKETSDNDIAMLHLAEPVMYNKYALPVCLPTRHLAEQQLTRSGRQMVVTGWGSTADDNHSYSTLLSYIAIPIVPRNECAQAMRYTVSDNMLCAGSLGDRQDSCTGDSGGPMVTKYQETWFLVGLVSWGEGCGRKDKFGVYTKVSQYLEWIQHHIDQMSPSLKG; encoded by the exons ATGCCGGTGCACACTGAGCAAAGCA GTGACTCCTGCCGCAGGATGTGGAAGCTTGTCACTGTAGGGGTGCTGTTGGCAGCCTGCTCTTCACAAGTCTGTAGTGCCTCAA TATTTTACAGTAATAAAGATGCAAACCAAGTCCTGAAAATCCAGAAGCGGGCAAACTCTTTTCTGGAGGAGCTCAAACCAGGCTCCAGGGAGCGTGAGTGCCATGAGGAGGTGTGTGACTTTGAGGAGGCCAGTGAGATATTTGAAACCAGGGAAGCAACA CTAGATTTTTGGAGCAAGTATGTAG aGACCAAATACACCAACTGTTCTGTCAGTAATGGAGGATGTGACCATTTCTGTAAGGACGACCCTGCCAACCAGCGCcgctcctgcagctgtgcatcTGGCTATCAGCTGATGAATGACCACACCACCTGCAAGCCTGTAG TGGAATTCCCCTGTGGAAGATTGAAAATGGAAGACCTGGAAGCCGAAGCAGGATTCAACATTCGGCTCATTGAGGGAAAAGCGGGAAGAAGGGGTAACAGCCCTTGGCAG gtCATGCTGCAAAATAGCAAAGGGAAATTTCTGTGTGGGGGTGTTCTCATCCATCCTTCTTGGGTCCTAACAGCAGCACACTGCACTGAGGCAAGAGAGAAGCTCAAAGTAAAGCTTG GGAAGTTCCACCGCCTCCGCGCCGAGGCGGACGAGCAAACCATTTGGGTTGATAAATGCGTGAGCCATGAGAACTACACCAAGGAGACCTCCGACAACGACATCGCCATGCTGCACCTGGCCGAGCCCGTCATGTACAACAAGTACGCGCTCCCCGTCTGCCTCCCCACCCGCCACCTGGCCGAGCAGCAGCTGACCAGAAGCGGCAGGCAGATGGTGGTAACTGGCTGGGGCAGCACAGCCGACGACAACCACAGCTACTCTACCTTGCTCAGCTACATTGCAATCCCCATCGTTCCCCGCAACGAGTGCGCCCAGGCGATGCGCTATACCGTCTCTGACAAcatgctgtgtgctggcagcttAGGGGACAGGCAGGACTCCTGTACCGGGGACAGCGGCGGCCCCATGGTCACTAAATATCAGGAGACCTGGTTTCTGGTAGGACTGGTGAGCTGGGGTGAAGGCTGCGGAAGAAAGGATAAGTTTGGAGTCTACACCAAAGTTAGTCAGTACCTTGAGTGGATCCAGCACCACATAGATCAGATGTCACCTTCCTTGAAGGGCTGA
- the LOC135187007 gene encoding vitamin K-dependent protein C-like isoform X1 yields MPVHTEQSSDSCRRMWKLVTVGVLLAACSSQVCSASIFYSNKDANQVLKIQKRANSFLEELKPGSRERECHEEVCDFEEASEIFETREATLDFWSKYVDGDQCDPEPCSNGICKDNIGTFSCICNKGWEGVLCNYETKYTNCSVSNGGCDHFCKDDPANQRRSCSCASGYQLMNDHTTCKPVVEFPCGRLKMEDLEAEAGFNIRLIEGKAGRRGNSPWQVMLQNSKGKFLCGGVLIHPSWVLTAAHCTEAREKLKVKLGKFHRLRAEADEQTIWVDKCVSHENYTKETSDNDIAMLHLAEPVMYNKYALPVCLPTRHLAEQQLTRSGRQMVVTGWGSTADDNHSYSTLLSYIAIPIVPRNECAQAMRYTVSDNMLCAGSLGDRQDSCTGDSGGPMVTKYQETWFLVGLVSWGEGCGRKDKFGVYTKVSQYLEWIQHHIDQMSPSLKG; encoded by the exons ATGCCGGTGCACACTGAGCAAAGCA GTGACTCCTGCCGCAGGATGTGGAAGCTTGTCACTGTAGGGGTGCTGTTGGCAGCCTGCTCTTCACAAGTCTGTAGTGCCTCAA TATTTTACAGTAATAAAGATGCAAACCAAGTCCTGAAAATCCAGAAGCGGGCAAACTCTTTTCTGGAGGAGCTCAAACCAGGCTCCAGGGAGCGTGAGTGCCATGAGGAGGTGTGTGACTTTGAGGAGGCCAGTGAGATATTTGAAACCAGGGAAGCAACA CTAGATTTTTGGAGCAAGTATGTAG ATGGAGATCAGTGTGACCCAGAGCCTTGTTCCAATGGGATCTGCAAGGACAATATTGGAACGTTTTCCTGCATCTGTAACAAAGGCTGGGAGGGGGTTTTGTGCAATTATG aGACCAAATACACCAACTGTTCTGTCAGTAATGGAGGATGTGACCATTTCTGTAAGGACGACCCTGCCAACCAGCGCcgctcctgcagctgtgcatcTGGCTATCAGCTGATGAATGACCACACCACCTGCAAGCCTGTAG TGGAATTCCCCTGTGGAAGATTGAAAATGGAAGACCTGGAAGCCGAAGCAGGATTCAACATTCGGCTCATTGAGGGAAAAGCGGGAAGAAGGGGTAACAGCCCTTGGCAG gtCATGCTGCAAAATAGCAAAGGGAAATTTCTGTGTGGGGGTGTTCTCATCCATCCTTCTTGGGTCCTAACAGCAGCACACTGCACTGAGGCAAGAGAGAAGCTCAAAGTAAAGCTTG GGAAGTTCCACCGCCTCCGCGCCGAGGCGGACGAGCAAACCATTTGGGTTGATAAATGCGTGAGCCATGAGAACTACACCAAGGAGACCTCCGACAACGACATCGCCATGCTGCACCTGGCCGAGCCCGTCATGTACAACAAGTACGCGCTCCCCGTCTGCCTCCCCACCCGCCACCTGGCCGAGCAGCAGCTGACCAGAAGCGGCAGGCAGATGGTGGTAACTGGCTGGGGCAGCACAGCCGACGACAACCACAGCTACTCTACCTTGCTCAGCTACATTGCAATCCCCATCGTTCCCCGCAACGAGTGCGCCCAGGCGATGCGCTATACCGTCTCTGACAAcatgctgtgtgctggcagcttAGGGGACAGGCAGGACTCCTGTACCGGGGACAGCGGCGGCCCCATGGTCACTAAATATCAGGAGACCTGGTTTCTGGTAGGACTGGTGAGCTGGGGTGAAGGCTGCGGAAGAAAGGATAAGTTTGGAGTCTACACCAAAGTTAGTCAGTACCTTGAGTGGATCCAGCACCACATAGATCAGATGTCACCTTCCTTGAAGGGCTGA